Proteins from a genomic interval of Equus quagga isolate Etosha38 chromosome 13, UCLA_HA_Equagga_1.0, whole genome shotgun sequence:
- the CRABP2 gene encoding cellular retinoic acid-binding protein 2, with product MPNFSGNWKIIRSENFEDLLKVLGVNVMLRKIAVAAASKPAVEIKQEGDTFYIKTSTTVRTTEINFKIGEEFEEQTVDGRPCKSLVKWESENKMVCEQRLLKGEGPKTSWTRELTNDGELILTMTADDIVCTRVYVRE from the exons ATGCCCAACTTCTCTGGCAACTGGAAGATCATCCGATCGGAAAACTTTGAGGATTTGCTCAAAGTGCTGG ggGTGAATGtgatgctgaggaagattgccgtgGCTGCAGCATCCAAGCCAGCTGTGGAGATCAAACAAGAGGGAGACACTTTCTACATCAAAACCTCCACCACCGTGCGTACCACGGAGATTAACTTCAAGATCGGAGAAGAGTTCGAGGAGCAGACTGTGGACGGGAGACCCTGCAAG AGCCTGGTGAAATGGGAAAGTGAGAACAAAATGGTCTGCGAGCAGAGGCTTTTGAAGGGAGAGGGTCCCAAAACCTCCTGGACCAGAGAGCTAACCAATGATGGGGAGCTGATCCTG ACTATGACAGCGGACGACATTGTGTGCACCAGGGTCTACGTACGAGAGTGA